The Spirochaetota bacterium DNA segment AGGAGAGTCCCCATCCACCAGAGCGAGCCGCCCCGAATCTTCCAGTTCGCGCACGAAGAGATGATCCTGCCGGCCCTCCAATAAATTCCTTTGTTTTTCTGTGCCTATGAGAAGGACCCTGTCGTCGCCGAAGATCTTCAAATCCGGACGCAGCATGTCCGGTATGCCGATAACCACCCGAAGCGGCGCGGCCGCGGTGTTGAATGCCACAGACTCGAGAAGGAGCCTGAGAAAATGGTTCTGGTAACCATCAATCCGCCAGCTCTCCCGCGCAAACGGTTCCCGCGCCTCATCGGAAAACGAGCCCAGCCGGACGTTGAGCTCCGGATCGTCCTTCTCCACCGTCCCTTTGCCGACGATGATCGCGTCAGCAAGCGAGCGCAGTCGGTGCACCAGAAATCGCGAGGCGTCTCCTGAAATCCAGCGGGAATCACCCGAATGCGTGGCGATCCTGCCGTCAAGAGAAATGGCCGCCTTGTGCACCACGAACGGCCGGTTGTGCAGTATGTATTTTTTAAAAGGGCGGATGAGGTCATTCGCCGCAGACGCCATCTCATCAATCATAATAACGTCCACTCCCGCGCTCCTGAGACATTCCACTCCCCTGCCCGCCACCCTGGGATTGGGATCGAGGATCGGAATGAACACGCGGCGAACACCCGAAGCGATAAGGGCATCAGTGCAGGGAGGGGTTTTGCCGTGGTGGCAGCACGGCTCGAGCGTGACATACAGGTCGCCGCCGTCGACCGGAGCACACGCATTGCCGAGTGCGCACACCTCGGCGTGATCGCCGCCGCGGCCGCAGGTGGAGCCCGTCGAGATCACCACGCCGTCCCTTACAAGGACGGCCCCCACCGAAGGATTCGGCGAGGTGGTGCCCATGCCGGCGAACGCCAGCCTGAGCGCCTGCTCCATGTACGCCCTGTCAACGGTCTCCATAGCCTATGCCGTATCTTGTAAAAATCTCTTCCCTGTCATCGCCGGGCCGAAGCTCCTCGTAAACGCTCTCGCGTATACGCTCCTCGATCGAGCGATTATACCGCAGAGTCTCCCGATAAGCGCCGACGATACCGCCGCCGTAAAACACGGCCGCCGACGCTCCGAAGACAAAGCCCAGCGGAGCATTGTCGGTACGGAACGAGAAATAGGTCAAGGCGGAAAATGCCGATACCACCAGGAAGGCCAGTGCCCCGTTCTGACGGTTGCCCGCGTAAACGTAACCCATTCCCGGAACGGCGCCCAGCGCGAGCGCTGTGCGGGGAGACCTCCTCCCGGCAAAACCGTCGCGCGCATATTCCGCAAGCGCCGCATGCGCGGCCGGATTAAAAGCGTCGTCGGAACGCAGAGTTTGCGGGCTTTCAAGACGTTTCGCCTCCTCGACCCTGTTTAACAGAATGAGCGAGATGAATGTGCGACGCCGGAGCGCCGAATCGATGAAGGGCTCGCATCCCTCCGCGGGCATGCCGATGCTCGTCTCGAGTGACCGGCCATACTCGCCGAGTGCGATTGCCGCGTCCGCCGAGAAAATCCTTTCTGGGCACGAGACTCCCCTGGCGGACGAGCGAACCATCTCGGTGATGGCCCCGTAACGTCCGCCTCCGTAGAGCAGGTACAGCTCGCTTAGCTTGAGGCGGGCTTCATCGACATGGCCGGGATAATAGCTTTTCAGGCGGGAGAGTTCCGTATACGCCCTGAAGTACTCACCGCGCCGGGCGAGGTGGCGCGCGAAGCCGAGGACGGCCTCGGCGGAGTACTCACTTTCAGGCGGAGCCGGAGCCGCGTCCGCAGCGGGCGCGGCTGAAACGCGAACCATCAATGCGACCGTGCATACGGCGATGTATCGCAGCACAAGCCGCATCGCCTTGCCTCATTCGGAACGCGCTTTATGCCACCACAGAACGACCGGTGCGGCGATGTAAATCGTCGAATACGTGCCGCTGATGAGTCCCGCGAACATAACGAGCGCGAAATCGCTGATGGTGCCCTCGCCTATGATATACAGCGACAGTACGCAGAAAAGCACGGTGAGCGAGGTGATAAAGGTACGGGTGAGGGTCTGCGTGACCGAGATATTCAGGATCTGCCCAAAGGCGCTCTTGGCGTGAATATTGAGGTTTTCGCGCACGCGGTCAAAGATGACGATGGTATCGTTGACCGAATAGCCGAAGATCGTGAGGATGGCCGCGACAATGGGCACGTTGATCTCGACGCCCATAAACCCGCAGAATAGGAAGGCCATTAATACATCATGGACCACCGCGACCATCACACCCACCGAATACTTGAGTTCGAAACGGAACACAAGGTACAGCGCCATGAGCAAAAGCGCGATTAACATGAGCTTTACCGCGGATTTCTTTAAAAAGTCTCCCACCGCCGGCCCTACGGTCTCGGTGGCAAGTATCTTGATTTTCGGGTACGCCGCGCTGAGTACGGCTTTAATGGTATCCGAGCTCTTTTCGGATGATTCCCCTCTCTCGAGAAGCTTCGAGGAAACAACGAACTCGTGAAGCTCGCCCCTGCCATATAGCTGGACATCGGCCTTGATGCCGTTTTTGTCGAGCGTTTTGCGCACATCGCCGGGATCGGTCGGCCCTTCGAACTGTACGGTCAGTTTTACGCCGCCGATAAAATCGATTCCCCAGGTGAATCCGCCTTTGAGATAGGTGGTCACGGAAAACAGAGTAATGACGATCAGTGAGAAACCGATCGCGATCCATCTATATTTAAGAAAGTCTATCACCCTATCCAAAGCGATTCTCCTTTTATACACTCAGTTTTTTCAGGTTCTTCGAGAGCGACAGCAGCTCGAACACGAACCGGGTGACATACAGCACCACGAAGAGGCTGGATATGAGGCCGATCGAAAGGGTGACGGCGAAACCCTTTATCGGGCCGGTCCCGAACTGCGAGAGCACGAACGCCGCGATAAGCGTGGTGATGTTGGAGTCGACAATGGCCCAGAAGGCCCTTTCAAAACCGTTGACCACCGCGATGCGCGGCGACTTGCCGGAGCGCTGTTCCTCGCGAATGCGCTCGTAGATGAGCACATTGCTGTCCACCGCCATGCCGAGGGTGAGAATGAACCCGGCTATACCCGGAAGGGTCAGGGTGAATCCCAGCCACGAAAGCAACGCGAGCTGACAGATCATATTCAATATCAGGCCGACCGAGGCTATGAATCCCGAAAGCTTGTAGTAGGCGACCATGAAGATCATAACCACCGAGAAGGCCATGATGGTCGCCTTTATTCCGGCATCGATCGCGTCCTGGCCGAGCGACGGACCGACCGTGCGCTCCTCGATTATGACGAGATTTACGGGAAGCGCGCCCTCCTTGATGATACGGGTGAGCGTGTTCACCTCTTCGAGGGTAAAATCGCCCTGAATCAGCGCCTGACCCGTGGTTATCTGCACATTTACCTGCGGGGCGCTGCGCACCTTTTCGTCGATGACGATGGCGAGTTTTCTTCCGTGGTTCTTCGCCGAGGTCACGGTCGCGAACTTCGAAGCGCCGTCCGGCGTGGTGGTAAAATGCACCGAGAGACGGCCAAACTCGTCGTGTCCCACCCAGGCCCTGCTGATATCGTCACCCGCCAGCGCAACCTTTTTCTCAAGGGCTATGGGATAGGCCGGCAGTATTTTTTTTGTTTTCTCGTCCCGCTCGTAGAAGAAAAGCAGCTCGCTTTTAGGAGACAGACCTATGGCCTTCGCCGCTTCCTCCAGTATCGTGTATTGCTGTTCGACGTCTTCGGGTATTTTCCCCTCTTTAAGCCTGTGCACATTGTTTTTAAGCCAGAGCCCCGCCAGGCGCGTATATTCATCGTCCACCAGTCGGTACTCGACCCGTCCCGTGGTGCCGATGGCCTTCTTTACGCTCATGGGATCTTTTACGCCGGGGAGCTGTATCTCGATCGCCTCCACGCCGCGCGGCCGTATGGAGGGTTCGGAAACGCCGAACTTGTCTATGCGGTTTCGCAGCAGTTCAAGTGCCTGCTGGGTTATGTCCCTCTTCTCGGAATCGGTTAGCTTCTTTCCCTGCTTGTGCTCTATGCTCTCAAAATCCGCGCGCATGACCAGGTTCATTCCGCCCTGCAGGTCCAGGCCGAGATTCATCTTCTTCGCCAGAAGCGCCTTCTCGGACCAGTGCGGCAGTATTCGCACGTCCTTGACACCGGAGATGATCTTCACTTCGTTCATCACGGCGTCGTTTATCCCGTATCCGCTGACCGACACGACCCCATCGGTCCTCACTACAAGCATGCCGCCCCCGGTAAAGCGCTTTTCAAGATCGGCAACCTGTTCCGCCGTGGCGTCTTTCTCAAGAACGACGCTCATCTCCCGTTTTCCGACGGTGGGCAGAATGAGCAGAACGGCAAATACAAGTATCGCCACTATGAACATGGCCTTGTATATCATGCCTCGTGTCATGACAGTCCTCGTTAGTGTGAAAAGTCTTTACGCTTTAGGGAAACGCTTCAGAACGCTCGAACGGCGGTTTCTCGCCCTGAACCG contains these protein-coding regions:
- the secD gene encoding protein translocase subunit SecD; the encoded protein is MTRGMIYKAMFIVAILVFAVLLILPTVGKREMSVVLEKDATAEQVADLEKRFTGGGMLVVRTDGVVSVSGYGINDAVMNEVKIISGVKDVRILPHWSEKALLAKKMNLGLDLQGGMNLVMRADFESIEHKQGKKLTDSEKRDITQQALELLRNRIDKFGVSEPSIRPRGVEAIEIQLPGVKDPMSVKKAIGTTGRVEYRLVDDEYTRLAGLWLKNNVHRLKEGKIPEDVEQQYTILEEAAKAIGLSPKSELLFFYERDEKTKKILPAYPIALEKKVALAGDDISRAWVGHDEFGRLSVHFTTTPDGASKFATVTSAKNHGRKLAIVIDEKVRSAPQVNVQITTGQALIQGDFTLEEVNTLTRIIKEGALPVNLVIIEERTVGPSLGQDAIDAGIKATIMAFSVVMIFMVAYYKLSGFIASVGLILNMICQLALLSWLGFTLTLPGIAGFILTLGMAVDSNVLIYERIREEQRSGKSPRIAVVNGFERAFWAIVDSNITTLIAAFVLSQFGTGPIKGFAVTLSIGLISSLFVVLYVTRFVFELLSLSKNLKKLSV
- the ribD gene encoding bifunctional diaminohydroxyphosphoribosylaminopyrimidine deaminase/5-amino-6-(5-phosphoribosylamino)uracil reductase RibD, whose protein sequence is METVDRAYMEQALRLAFAGMGTTSPNPSVGAVLVRDGVVISTGSTCGRGGDHAEVCALGNACAPVDGGDLYVTLEPCCHHGKTPPCTDALIASGVRRVFIPILDPNPRVAGRGVECLRSAGVDVIMIDEMASAANDLIRPFKKYILHNRPFVVHKAAISLDGRIATHSGDSRWISGDASRFLVHRLRSLADAIIVGKGTVEKDDPELNVRLGSFSDEAREPFARESWRIDGYQNHFLRLLLESVAFNTAAAPLRVVIGIPDMLRPDLKIFGDDRVLLIGTEKQRNLLEGRQDHLFVRELEDSGRLALVDGDSPAEIADNVLRLLHGRGIMMALLESGGILAASFFDANAIDQYIYFIAPRVIGGGVPVLNGRGGDTIAGSLRLRDISTVVIGEDVLYGGYGGIS
- the secF gene encoding protein translocase subunit SecF; the encoded protein is MIDFLKYRWIAIGFSLIVITLFSVTTYLKGGFTWGIDFIGGVKLTVQFEGPTDPGDVRKTLDKNGIKADVQLYGRGELHEFVVSSKLLERGESSEKSSDTIKAVLSAAYPKIKILATETVGPAVGDFLKKSAVKLMLIALLLMALYLVFRFELKYSVGVMVAVVHDVLMAFLFCGFMGVEINVPIVAAILTIFGYSVNDTIVIFDRVRENLNIHAKSAFGQILNISVTQTLTRTFITSLTVLFCVLSLYIIGEGTISDFALVMFAGLISGTYSTIYIAAPVVLWWHKARSE